A genomic region of Anopheles coustani chromosome 3, idAnoCousDA_361_x.2, whole genome shotgun sequence contains the following coding sequences:
- the LOC131260486 gene encoding uncharacterized protein LOC131260486 — protein MAKKDYDFVSASMTPQYIVTLSVLMFTLSSTNGSLNAPRSIDCQSNSILMETAILENYLTDQHTVAVIDSYSEIPIVSPNCLRTPIKLQAFTLNRFQRFVEETYEQNTQQLDYRTNECFVGAGHVEQLVEELIPFLARYNPRAKVMLIMQHTSGEQLAELFHIAWYRYRLLQLVVLNHHENDTMESCVFNPFHKQTSLSVWPPETIPSDLECRLLTGVNELMSYSAELTLFTHERVRNLHGYPLKIAMHSSNGSTSAYDCILGTVTFTDIDQEILAIMQSMLNFSMILHNAELELSIGYIHANGTPVGTLGLIENNLIDLAANSRIIHNYDTRNLLYLHYITTEKLVFITPRNFYRNRDITLVFINPFSVAYMLTNVLLSFGAPLTIYLLERVAHRLPVPVTTRQQSFGTKVLNTVGIIYNVSVQLPRSARKRWIIVGLLVYNIVSYPIWQGVTIRYLQPSNEQVNNINSLEQLIDTDLTLKVSQYHEHIVRHEGPHQQNPVYRELTGRLNTKNTSSLRRSIEKIIVDRDTALLISDVYVPLVLAGNYKWIPGKPDAIWSIGKPIYEFYKSMAVPKTSPFVQPLNSIVLASVEAGLNDRFMHQLETVVQLMKIRRIKEHPAKPNYIVFNMEHLMPLFVFYFAMMALACVIFLLEIVVWRITEARGRRVIPPAVDDDYVPFEFVL, from the exons ATGGCCAAGAAAGACTACGATTTCGTGTCAGCCAGCATGACACCACAGTACATTGTAACCTTGTCGGTGTTGATGTTCACCTTGTCTTCGACCAATGGCTCACTTAATGCGCCCCGGTCGATCGACTGTCAGTCCAACTCCATATTAATGGAAACCGCGATCCTTGAGAACTATTTGACCGACCAACACACCGTGGCGGTGATAGACTCGTACTCCGAAATTCCCATCGTGTCACCGAATTGTCTTCGTACTCCCATCAAACTACAAGCCTTCACGCTGAATCG CTTCCAACGATTTGTTGAGGAGACGTATGAGCAGAACACGCAACAACTCGATtaccgaacgaacgaatgttTCGTAGGAGCTGGCCATGTCGAGCAGCTGGTGGAAGAGTTGATCCCATTTCTGGCACGGTATAACCCCCGCGCCAAGGTGATGTTGATAATGCAGCACACGTCCGGGGAGCAGCTGGCCGAACTGTTCCACATCGCCTGGTATCGATATCGACTTCTTCAGCTCGTCGTCCTCAACCACCACGAGAACGATACGatggaaagttgcgtcttcaaTCCGTTCCACAAGCAAACCTCTCTGAGTGTGTGGCCACCGGAAACTATACCATCCGATCTTGAGTGCCGTTTGCTCACGGGTGTCAACGAGTTGATGTCGTACAGTGCGGAGTTGACCCTGTTCACTCACGAAAGGGTACGCAACCTGCACGGATATCCATTGAAAATAGCGATGCATTCGAGTAACGGTTCGACTTCGGCATACGATTGCATTCTCGGCACGGTCACCTTCACCGACATCGATCAGGAGATCCTGGCGATCATGCAGAGTATGCTGAACTTCAGCATGATCCTGCACAATGCCGAGCTGGAGCTTTCGATCGGATACATTCACGCGAATGGAACGCCCGTCGGGACGCTGGGATTGATCGAAAACAATCTGATCGATCTGGCAGCAAACTCCCGCATCATACACAACTACGACACGCGCAATCTGCTGTACTTGCACTACATCACGACGGAGAAGCTGGTGTTTATAACGCCCCGAAACTTTTACCGCAACCGCGACATAACGCTCGTCTTCATCAATCCTTTTAGCGTGGCGTACATGTTGACGAATGTGCTGCTGTCGTTCGGTGCCCCGCTAACGATCTATCTACTCGAGCGTGTGGCACACCGGTTGCCCGTCCCGGTGACCACCCGGCAGCAATCGTTTGGGACGAAGGTGCTCAACACGGTCGGAATCATCTACAACGTATCGGTCCAACTTCCCCGTTCGGCCCGCAAGCGGTGGATCATCGTCGGCTTGCTGGTGTACAACATCGTGTCCTACCCGATCTGGCAGGGCGTCACGATCCGCTACCTGCAGCCGAGTAACGAGCAGGTAAACAACATCAACAGTCTCGAGCAGCTGATCGATACCGATCTGACGCTAAAAGTTTCGCAGTACCACGAGCACATCGTACGCCACGAAGGGCCGCACCAGCAGAACCCGGTGTACCGGGAGCTAACGGGCCGTCTGAAcaccaagaacacttcctcaCTGCGTCGCTCGATCGAGAAGATCATCGTCGATCGTGATACCGCACTGCTCATCTCGGACGTGTACGTCCCACTAGTGTTGGCCGGGAACTACAAGTGGATTCCGGGAAAACCGGACGCCATCTGGTCGATCGGGAAGCCGATCTATGAGTTTTACAAATCGATGGCCGTCCCAAAAACATCCCCATTCGTGCAACCGCTCAACTCGATCGTGTTGGCTAGTGTGGAGGCAGGTCTCAACGATCGTTTCATGCATCAACTCGAGACGGTGGTACAGCTGATGAAAATCCGTCGCATCAAGGAGCATCCGGCCAAGCCGAATTACATTGTGTTCAATATGGAGCATTTAATGCCGCTGTTTGTCTTCTACTTCGCAATGATGGCGCTGGCGTGTGTTATTTTCCTGCTGGAGATCGTCGTTTGGCGTATAACGGAGGCAAGGGGGCGTCGAGTAATTCCCCCAGCTGTCGACGATGATTACGTACCATTTGAATTTGTCCTATGA
- the LOC131260488 gene encoding CLIP domain-containing serine protease B9-like, which produces MVRIVRLLVALAGLGCTIGCGVHAEVTTCQTRAANPQQGRCVPVSKCPAIKQHLLRLQFRSADQFEAFLIERSCSYGRDGTLHVCCTGKLVERQKALKANDKHDCEEPCVPIEDCPAVYGRSMVLQKRYDRSLHRQLRDGFCHEQPNGQLFVCCDPERYANSSASAGTRQLAKKVSWQSCTTPFGDEGKCVPPARCAMVDDPDTIGSELEAFTIGCDPVANQSQLCCTESLLLFDQDAGVECETDAGAPGVCSESERCLDFIEATEQDSYVRRNWCYTNLQQVDYLCCASDRIKEAPPLEFGIRAGEDPVACSTPINRPGFCVPLAQCGPVARLLRLISERGTTATPDEGRFLRGSLCATPAGATGYHVCCDATAVQTTTTAAPAPASSPAPATATSGGLLSHPNMRLFDRNNCGLPGTVNKIAFGQQARLFQYPWMAMIVYASSTGTEGSECAGTVINVRYVLTAAHCIDGQMERLRYVRIGEYDTRTDPDCEDDACAAPIQRYGVEDAVINPNFTRIVRSGHDIGLLRMNRTIDFSSGDVAPVCLPFTSGLMGFDPTLYWITGWGLTERLEVSPVLLQARIPPVSCSLNNYAICAGFGNATLHCEGDSGGPMKAQVPEYNFRFVQFGVISAGPRCGAQGVPGISSRVSYFMQWILDNIRA; this is translated from the exons ATGGTGAGGATCGTGAGGTTGTTGGTAGCGTTGGCGGGGTTGGGATGTACGATCGGATGCGGCGTGCACGCGGAAGTGACGACCTGCCAGACGCGTGCCGCCAATCCGCAGCAAGGCCGGTGCGTGCCGGTGTCCAAGTGTCCCGCGATCAAGCAGCATCTGCTGCGGCTTCAGTTCCGCTCGGCGGATCAGTTTGAGGCGTTCCTGATCGAGCGATCGTGCAGCTACGGTCGGGATGGG ACGCTGCATGTGTGCTGCACGGGGAAGCTGGTGGAGCGTCAGAAGGCGTTGAAGGCGAACGACAAGCACGACTGCGAGGAACCGTGCGTCCCGATCGAGGACTGTCCGGCGGTGTACGGGCGCAGTATGGTGCTGCAGAAGCGGTACGATCGATCGCTGCACCGGCAGCTGCGAGACGGATTCTGCCACGAGCAGCCCAACGGTCAGCTGTTTGTGTGCTGCGATCCGGAGCGGTACGCCAACAGTTCCGCCAGCGCTGGCACGCGCCAACTGGCGAAGAAAGTCAGCTGGCAGTCCTGTACGACGCCGTTCGGGGATGAGGGAAAGTGCGTACCGCCGGCCCGCTGCGCCATGGTGGACGATCCGGACACGATCGGCTCGGAGCTGGAGGCGTTCACGATCGGATGCGATCCGGTGGCGAATCAGTCGCAGCTGTGCTGCACCGAGTCGCTTCTTCTGTTCGACCAGGACGCCGGGGTCGAGTGTGAGACGGATGCTGGAGCTCCGGGCGTGTGCAGCGAGTCCGAGCGCTGCCTGGACTTCATCGAGGCGACCGAACAGGACAGCTACGTTCGCCGGAACTGGTGCTACACGAACCTCCAGCAGGTGGACTATCTCTGCTGTGCGTCGGATCGCATCAAGGAAG CACCGCCGCTGGAGTTTGGCATTCGGGCCGGGGAGGATCCGGTAGCCTGCTCGACTCCAATCAACCGACCCGGGTTCTGCGTTCCCCTGGCGCAGTGTGGACCGGTTGCGCGGTTGCTACGTCTCATATCGGAACGAGGGACTACAGCAACCCCGGACGAGGGTCGTTTCCTGCGTGGCTCACTGTGTGCCACCCCGGCTGGG GCTACCGGATATCATGTCTGCTGTGATGCCACGGCAGTGCAAACGACAACCACGGCGGCTCCAGCTCCGGCTTCCTCCCCAGCTCCAGCCACCGCAACCTCTGGCGGACTACTTTCTCACCCCAATATGCGACTCTTTGATAGAAACAACTGTGGCCTACCCGGGACAGTAAACAAGATCGCCTTCGGTCAACAGGCTCGTCTCTTCCAGTATCCCTGGATGGCGATGATTGTGTACGCGTCCAGCACCGGCACGGAGGGGTCCGAGTGTGCCGGCACGGTTATTAACGTGCGCTACGTTCTGACGGCGGCACATTGCATCGATGGCCAGATGGAGCGACT GCGGTATGTTCGTATTGGAGAGTATGACACTCGGACCGATCCCGACTGCGAGGACGATGCCTGTGCTGCGCCCATACAACGGTACGGTGTTGAGGACGCTGTCATCAATCCGAACTTCACGCGAATCGTACGCTCCGGACACGACATCGGGTTGTTGAGGATGAACCGGACCATTGACTTCTCCTCAGGGGATGTGGCCCCAGTTTGTCTGCCCTTCACAAGTGGTCTGATGGGCTTCGACCCGACGCTCTACTGGATCACCGGTTGGGGTCTGACGGAGCGGCTCGAGGTCAGCCCGGTGCTTCTACAAGCGCGCATCCCTCCGGTGTCGTGCAGTTTAAACAATTACGCCATCTGCGCAGGGTTCGGCAACGCTACATTGCACTGTGAGGGCGACTCCGGAGGACCGATGAAGGCGCAGGTACCCGAGTACAACTTCCGCTTCGTGCAGTTTGGCGTCATTTCGGCCGGGCCTCGCTGTGGCGCACAGGGCGTCCCGGGCATAAGCTCCCGGGTGTCTTACTTCATGCAATGGATATTGGATAATATAAGGGCATAA